In Rhodamnia argentea isolate NSW1041297 chromosome 11, ASM2092103v1, whole genome shotgun sequence, one genomic interval encodes:
- the LOC115751054 gene encoding E3 ubiquitin-protein ligase RGLG2-like: protein MGARLSTEDSWEENSNSSHRRTSSPLDSQYGYAQPPLYRQESVSDPPPQTAYPPPQMAYPPPQMAYPPPQQYYPPPQENGYGGGQARNNRRRLDKRYSRIADSFNSLEEVTGALARAGLESSNLIVGIDFTKSNEWTGAKSFNKRSLHDVSNGPNPYEQAISIIGRTLATFDDDNMIPCFGFGDASTHDQDVFSFYPDERFCNGFEEVLHHYREIVPHLRLAGPTSFAPIIEMAMTIVEQSGGQYHVLVIIADGQVTRSVDTEQGQLSPQERKTVEAIVEASKLPLSIILVGVGDGPWDTMQDFDDNIPARAFDNFQFVNFTQIMSKNVAPTRKETEFALSALMEIPSQYRATIELNLLGQKRNVSQRVPLPPPVSGTPSTGMSKPSRPTISQPSAPPYYRDSYLPTSQPSVPPYYEDYHPTISQPTVPPYPQDSQPTGTAPSAPSSTNDDQLCPICFTNVKDMAFGCGHQTCCECGQDLQVCPICRSAIHTRIKLY, encoded by the exons ATGGGGGCTAGGCTTTCCACAGAGGATAGTTGGGAAGAGAATTCAAACTCATCGCACCGTCGGACTTCATCTCCTTTGGATTCGCAGTACGGGTATGCACAGCCTCCTCTGTACCGTCAAGAGAGCGTGAGCGATCCGCCGCCACAGACGGCGTATCCCCCGCCGCAGATGGCGTATCCCCCGCCGCAGATGGCTTATCCTCCGCCGCAGCAGTATTATCCGCCACCTCAGGAGAACGGGTATGGCGGCGGTCAAGCACGCAATAACCGGAGAAGGCTAGACAAGAGGTATTCGAGGATCGCGGATAGTTTCAATTCCCTGGAAGAG GTTACTGGGGCTCTTGCACGTGCTGGTCTCGAGTCTTCCAACCTTATTGTCGGTATTGACTTTACTAAGAGCAATGAGTGGACGG GTGCAAAGTCATTTAACAAGCGCAGCCTGCATGATGTTAGCAATGGTCCTAACCCCTACGAACAAGCGATATCGATTATAGGGAGAACCTTGGCTACTTTTGATGATGATAACATGATTCCTTGTTTTGGGTTTGGAGATG CATCGACGCACGACCAAGATGTCTTCAGCTTCTACCCAGATGAGAGATTTTGTAATGGTTTTGAAGAAGTTTTGCACCATTACAGGGAAATAGTTCCTCATTTGAGGCTTGCAG GACCTACTTCTTTTGCACCAATTATAGAGATGGCCATGACAATTGTTGAGCAAAGTGGTGGGCAGTACCATGTCTTAGTGATTATTGCTGATGGACAG GTGACTCGGAGCGTTGACACTGAACAAGGCCAACTAAGTCCACAGGAGAGGAAGACAGTTGAAGCAATTGTTGAAGCgag CAAGTTGCCTCTTTCAATCATATTAGTTGGGGTAGGAGATGGGCCCTGGGACACGATGCAGGACTTCGATGACAATATTCCTGCTCGAGCATTTGATAATTTCCAG TTTGTCAATTTTACCCAAATTATGTCGAAGAATGTGGCGCCTACAAGAAAGGAGACAGAATTTGCTCTTTCAGCCTTAATGGAAATTCCTTCTCAGTACAGGGCAACTATTGAGCTTAATTTACTTGG TCAGAAGAGAAATGTTTCTCAGAGGGTTCCTCTCCCACCGCCTGTATCCGGTACACCATCCACTGGTATGTCGAAGCCTTCCCGTCCAACCATCTCTCAGCCAAGTGCTCCCCCTTATTACAGAGATAGCTATCTGCCAACCTCTCAACCAAGTGTTCCACCTTATTATGAAGATTACCATCCAACAATCTCCCAGCCAACTGTTCCACCTTATCCCCAGGATAGCCAGCCAACTGGCACAGCTCCATCTGCTCCAAGTTCTACTAATGATGACCAG CTTTGCCCTATTTGCTTTACAAATGTGAAAGACATGGCTTTTGGCTGTGGGCATCAg ACATGCTGTGAGTGTGGGCAAGATCTTCAGGTGTGCCCCATTTGTCGAAGCGCGATCCATAC